GATCTCGCTTCCTGCATCAACCCCGTCCCCGACGAACGAGGTTCAGGAGAACCGCCCGACCCGTGTGGCAGCGGATTCTCGGAGGCATTTTCATTCTGAAACTCCAACTGAAGCGGCTGCACTTCAGACTTTTGTCGATTCGTTGACCGTTCGGGAGTCGGCGCGAGTAATGTACTGTCAAGTGCCGCAGCCACTGCTCTGGCAACACAACGCGTCACGTCGGCCTCCTCACTGAACCGGACTTCCGCTTTGTGCGGGTGAACGTTGACGTCGACGAGTCCCGGATCCATTTCGATGGAAATGGCATAGATAGGCTGTTTACCGACCATGAGCCGATTTCGATAGCCTTGGATGACCGCCTGGTGCACGCCAATATGGCGAACGGGGCGACCGTTGATAAAGAGATGGGCGTGAGCGCGCGTTCCTCTTCCCTGAGTCGGTCGCCCGATGTAGCCGGACACTTTGTAGTCGGGTGTCGTCTCCTCTATGGCAAGGAGCTGTTTTGCTTCGCCAACGCCGTACAGGGATGCCAAGACGGTGCGAACGTCACCGTTTCCCGGTGTTTGAAAAAGCACGTGATGTTCGGTTTGACAGCAAAAGGAGACGTCGGGACGGGACAATGCCGCTTTCTGGACAACCTCCACGGCCTTTGCCTGCTCCGTCTGTACGGTTCGCATGTATTTTAGGCGAGCCGGCGTGTTGTAAAACAAGTCGCGAACTTCGATACGTGTTCCCGGGGCCGCACCAACGTGACGCAAAGGAGCCATTTCGCCTCCTTCAATGGTCACCTCGGCAGCCCGCTCGCTGTCCCTTGTCCGGGTCGTCAGCGTGACCTTTGCGACTGCGGCAATGGACGCCAGTGCTTCGCCACGGAAGCCGAGTGAGCGAATCCGAACGAGATCGCGTTCGTCATACACTTTGCTCGTCGCATGTCTGTCAAACGCCATGACGGCATCCGCTTCGTCCATTCCAATGCCGTCATCCTGTACGGTGATCTCAGAAATGCCACCCTCCCGCAGTGTGACGGTGATGGTCTTGGCCCCCGCGTCCAGACTGTTTTCAACCAGTTCCTTGACACACGAGGCCGGGCGTACAACCACTTCACCCGCCGCGATCTGGTTGGCCAGCGTGGTCGACATCAGTCGGATGGTTCCCATTAGAGCATCCTCCTCGCCTTCTCCACTATTTCGTTGAGACGATTCATCGCGTCGAGCGGTGTCATTGACAAGACGTTCATTTGGGCCACCATTTCCGCGAATGACCGGTACGGACCATCAAATAGAGCCAAAGCCCCCTCTTTTTCCCTCACTTCCGGTGCTTCCGAGACGGAGCCGCGCTCGTCCTGCTTTGCGGGGCGATCCTCCCCGGTCACCGCGACCTCATCAAGAGCAGGTCCGGTGGTTTCCCGAGCGCGCAGCAACTCGGCAGCCCTCGCAACCACTTGCTGTGGCAATCCTGCAAGCCTCGCCAC
This is a stretch of genomic DNA from Alicyclobacillus dauci. It encodes these proteins:
- the mutL gene encoding DNA mismatch repair endonuclease MutL, coding for MGTIRLMSTTLANQIAAGEVVVRPASCVKELVENSLDAGAKTITVTLREGGISEITVQDDGIGMDEADAVMAFDRHATSKVYDERDLVRIRSLGFRGEALASIAAVAKVTLTTRTRDSERAAEVTIEGGEMAPLRHVGAAPGTRIEVRDLFYNTPARLKYMRTVQTEQAKAVEVVQKAALSRPDVSFCCQTEHHVLFQTPGNGDVRTVLASLYGVGEAKQLLAIEETTPDYKVSGYIGRPTQGRGTRAHAHLFINGRPVRHIGVHQAVIQGYRNRLMVGKQPIYAISIEMDPGLVDVNVHPHKAEVRFSEEADVTRCVARAVAAALDSTLLAPTPERSTNRQKSEVQPLQLEFQNENASENPLPHGSGGSPEPRSSGTGLMQEARSFSYPSRPQSHPAASNSKYASRSRDQVAAAQEAQIVYGETNRVAASGEAPDHSVVDSTQSVRQPAAHEVRPDIRRQNWTLRPIGQALGMYVIADDGDSLYIIDQHAAHERILFESFYKRLVDRDVHAMPLLAPLQLTLTPSVFERAMANHERLSSLGFTFDHFGAYDILVRTVPDIWEGLDVDRLSQETLEQLSESRDSDAFYQNMHNVIATRACKAAVKANWHLSQEELQALCSALTKLDDPFHCPHGRPIFLRFTDKQLEKEFRRIV